A genomic window from Flavobacterium johnsoniae includes:
- a CDS encoding glycoside hydrolase family 28 protein, protein MKNILIIFCFITGLNTTFANDGWLNILNEGGNNKGIKCTQAIQNAIEKASKNGGGTIFFPAGEYLTGALTLRSNITIHLDSGALLKFSENFDDFLPYVEMRYEGIVMKSFQPLFYAKDVENITITGRGIIDGQGKAWWNEVYRIETAKEPLPPTKYQTMWEEQNKGLYTEPYYKRTVDKKFFRPSFFQAYNCKNILIEGVTFKNSPFWTINPEFCDNVTVTGISIFNPHSPNTDGINPSSCTNVHISNCHISVGDDCITIKSGRDGDGRKYGKATENVTITNCTMLSGHGGVVIGSEMSGGIKKITISNCVFDGTDRGIRIKSARGRGGVVEDIRVDNIVMKNIKEEAIVLSLFYDKGTTVEPVTEKTPIFRNIHMSNITASNVNKAGQILGITEMPIQNITFSNINMDGKEGFTVSTATDVEFHDVKVNATVGSSFKISDSKNIILDNVGSSTAIKGVPVIKLDNVSNALISNNFPCNPTDVFIEADGKDTKNIFLKNNVLNNVTTKIKKGASLDKKAITE, encoded by the coding sequence ATGAAAAACATACTAATAATATTCTGCTTCATTACCGGACTAAACACCACTTTCGCAAACGACGGTTGGTTAAACATCCTAAACGAAGGCGGAAACAACAAAGGAATAAAATGCACGCAAGCCATTCAGAACGCTATAGAAAAAGCATCTAAAAACGGCGGTGGAACGATCTTTTTCCCTGCTGGGGAATACTTAACTGGAGCTTTAACATTAAGAAGCAACATCACGATTCACTTAGATTCTGGAGCACTTTTAAAGTTCTCAGAGAACTTCGATGATTTTCTTCCGTATGTAGAAATGCGTTACGAAGGAATTGTAATGAAAAGTTTTCAACCCTTATTTTACGCAAAAGACGTCGAAAATATCACCATTACAGGAAGAGGTATAATCGACGGACAGGGAAAAGCATGGTGGAATGAAGTGTATAGAATTGAAACGGCAAAAGAACCATTGCCTCCAACCAAATACCAAACCATGTGGGAAGAGCAAAACAAAGGACTTTACACAGAACCATATTATAAAAGAACAGTTGATAAGAAATTCTTTAGACCATCTTTCTTTCAGGCTTATAACTGCAAAAACATTTTAATTGAAGGCGTTACGTTCAAAAATTCGCCTTTCTGGACCATCAATCCAGAATTTTGTGATAATGTAACCGTTACCGGGATTTCGATTTTCAATCCGCATTCACCAAATACAGACGGGATTAATCCTTCTTCTTGTACCAATGTTCACATTTCAAATTGCCATATCAGCGTTGGCGATGACTGTATTACAATCAAATCAGGAAGAGACGGAGACGGACGTAAATACGGAAAAGCAACAGAAAATGTAACCATTACAAACTGCACCATGCTAAGCGGTCACGGCGGAGTAGTTATCGGAAGCGAAATGTCGGGCGGAATCAAAAAAATTACGATTTCAAACTGTGTTTTTGATGGAACAGATCGCGGAATCCGTATTAAATCGGCTCGTGGAAGAGGCGGAGTTGTAGAAGATATTCGCGTCGATAATATCGTAATGAAAAATATCAAAGAAGAAGCTATCGTTTTGAGCCTTTTCTACGATAAAGGAACCACAGTTGAACCTGTAACCGAGAAAACTCCGATTTTCAGAAACATTCACATGAGCAATATTACAGCTTCAAACGTAAACAAAGCTGGACAAATTCTTGGAATTACTGAAATGCCAATTCAAAACATCACTTTTTCGAACATCAATATGGATGGAAAAGAAGGTTTTACCGTAAGCACAGCAACAGATGTTGAATTTCACGATGTAAAAGTAAATGCAACTGTAGGTTCTTCTTTCAAAATATCAGATTCAAAAAATATTATTTTAGACAACGTCGGATCTTCAACAGCAATAAAAGGAGTTCCTGTTATCAAATTAGATAATGTTTCGAATGCATTGATTAGTAATAATTTTCCATGCAACCCAACCGATGTTTTTATCGAAGCCGATGGAAAAGACACTAAAAACATTTTCTTAAAAAATAATGTTTTAAACAACGTTACAACGAAAATCAAAAAAGGAGCTTCTTTAGATAAAAAAGCAATTACAGAATAG
- a CDS encoding glycoside hydrolase family 140 protein, which translates to MNLKIKSLYALCISFMLTAQSGFSQSAKTKTSLPEIKVSKNQHYFVTENEKPFFWLGDTGWLAFGKLDRAGIEKYFKDRKDKGFNVVQVMVLHNINAVNVYGDAALINEDVSKPLITAGNDFKDAKQYDYWDHVDYTLDVAQKNGIYVAMVPVWGTNVSKGNKVSKEQAIVYADFLAKRYKNRTNVIWLNGGDTHGNEFQDIWNAIGNTLKTNNPNQLVTFHPFGRTDSSENFHNEKWLDFNMFQSGHRRYDQDSSKTNFKEDNYKFVLRDFELKPTKPTLDGEPSYEGIPHGLHDTLQPKWAANDVRRYGYWSVLSGGAGYTYGHNAVMQMFRKGDKPAYGNKELWTSAINAPGAKQMVYIKKLMEEVPFLEGVPDVSLVVNQGDKYDYIPAIRGEKYALLYTYNGRIIEVKLGIISGDKFEATWYNPRNGKKTKIGTFDNKGTQNFQPEGKKEDGNDWVLILKSTK; encoded by the coding sequence ATGAATCTGAAAATTAAATCTTTATACGCTCTTTGTATAAGCTTTATGTTGACAGCACAAAGCGGATTTTCGCAATCTGCCAAAACAAAAACATCTCTGCCTGAAATCAAAGTATCTAAAAATCAGCATTATTTTGTTACCGAAAACGAAAAACCATTTTTCTGGTTAGGCGACACAGGCTGGCTGGCATTTGGAAAACTGGATAGAGCAGGAATTGAGAAATATTTCAAAGACAGAAAAGACAAAGGATTTAATGTAGTTCAGGTTATGGTTTTGCATAACATCAATGCTGTTAATGTTTACGGAGATGCCGCTTTAATCAACGAAGATGTTTCAAAACCGTTGATTACGGCAGGAAATGATTTTAAAGATGCAAAGCAATATGACTATTGGGATCATGTGGATTACACTTTAGATGTAGCTCAGAAAAACGGAATTTACGTAGCCATGGTTCCAGTTTGGGGAACAAATGTTTCAAAAGGAAATAAAGTAAGCAAAGAACAAGCAATAGTTTATGCTGATTTCTTGGCTAAAAGATATAAAAACAGAACCAATGTAATTTGGTTAAACGGTGGAGACACACACGGAAATGAATTTCAAGATATTTGGAATGCGATCGGAAATACTTTAAAAACAAACAATCCGAATCAGTTAGTAACTTTCCACCCGTTTGGAAGAACAGATTCTTCAGAGAACTTTCATAACGAAAAATGGCTGGATTTCAATATGTTCCAATCTGGACATAGAAGATACGATCAGGATTCATCAAAAACTAATTTCAAAGAAGATAATTATAAATTTGTTCTAAGAGATTTCGAATTAAAACCAACGAAACCGACACTTGACGGAGAACCATCTTATGAAGGAATTCCGCACGGTTTACACGACACTTTACAGCCAAAATGGGCAGCAAACGACGTTCGCCGTTACGGATATTGGTCGGTTTTATCAGGCGGAGCTGGTTACACTTACGGACACAATGCGGTAATGCAAATGTTCAGAAAAGGCGATAAACCTGCTTACGGAAACAAAGAATTATGGACATCAGCTATCAATGCGCCAGGAGCAAAACAAATGGTTTACATTAAGAAATTAATGGAAGAAGTGCCATTTTTAGAAGGAGTTCCAGATGTTTCTTTAGTTGTTAATCAAGGCGATAAATACGATTATATTCCTGCAATAAGAGGAGAAAAATACGCTTTATTATACACTTACAACGGAAGAATAATTGAAGTAAAACTAGGAATAATTTCAGGAGATAAATTCGAAGCAACTTGGTACAATCCAAGAAACGGAAAGAAAACTAAAATCGGAACATTTGATAATAAAGGAACTCAGAATTTTCAACCTGAAGGTAAAAAGGAAGATGGTAATGACTGGGTTTTGATTTTGAAGTCTACTAAGTGA
- a CDS encoding DUF6298 domain-containing protein: MSICTNITAQNNFPDIVKTKEGKLSLTKDNQGNQIPDFSFAGYRNSEVAIPNLDNKIFVSQLEEDATQKIQNAIDYVSALKPDKSGFRGAVLLDKGTFKISGTLYIRKSGVVLRGSGNAENGTVLLGTGLEREALIRILGENDKVYKDSFEFANSYTPLGTQKIQLKNTSKLKVGDEIEISKPLTDNFIKEVNMQDFGGETSWIGWKKGDWITTWNRVVTKIYGNEVTVNAPITMSLDDVFGTSKVTVYSWQGRIENNGIENILIKSAYNPSNLKDEEHRWQAISIENTRNAWVKQVNFKHFAGGAVTILKTSQQITVEDCISTEPISEIASFRRHTFYTEGQQTLFQRCYSEFGYHDFAVGGFGTTGPNAFVQCESHLPFENSGTIGSWATGVLFDIANIDGKPLSYNNREQGGRGAGWTSANSVIWESSASKVECYSPPTAQNWAFGVWGQFGGNGHWKNVNEHIGPRSLFYTQLEARLGKLPVQPFIYDLGSEASSSPSVEVAAELTKSSATTAKSLQELIAEASKANPINTDSKGLKNANDLKVASNKTEKSASKVTTENGWLTFEGKVIAGKQTNVAWWRGDLSDDFVNKSTPHITRFVPGRTGNGLTDKVQETVDYLTKNNIVALEHNYGLWYDRRMDDHERVRRVDDDVWPPFYEQPFARSGQDLAWDHLSKYDLTKFNDWYWNRLAQFATLAEPNGQLLINQQYFQHNILEAGAHWASSPWRSANNINSTGFPEPPPYAGDKRIFMAEQFYDITNAQRRKLHEGFIRKSFENFQENSNVIQLTSAEYTGPLHFMEFWIDQAQKWKDETGKKGLIGLSATKDVQDAILNDAKRVKTVDVIDIRYWYYKEDGSAYAPQGGVNLAPRQHARKLKTGKETDNQVYRAVREYREKYPEKVILYSTDGSSRFGWPALMAGASMPNIPKIELPQFYSALSEMKLVDGNTFSDNLWKLENKGKSYLFFLKNDQDITIDLANEKGTFEVFAINASIGTITKKANIIGGKQVTIPQAEIKEKVLFVVRK; the protein is encoded by the coding sequence ATGTCTATATGTACCAACATCACAGCCCAAAACAATTTCCCAGACATCGTTAAAACCAAAGAAGGAAAACTTTCTTTAACAAAAGATAATCAAGGAAATCAAATCCCTGATTTTTCTTTTGCAGGATATAGAAACTCTGAAGTTGCAATTCCGAATCTAGACAACAAAATTTTTGTATCTCAACTAGAAGAAGATGCAACGCAGAAAATCCAAAATGCGATTGATTATGTAAGTGCATTAAAACCAGATAAATCAGGATTTCGTGGAGCTGTTTTATTGGACAAAGGAACTTTCAAAATCAGCGGAACATTATACATTAGAAAATCGGGAGTTGTTTTAAGAGGAAGCGGAAATGCGGAAAACGGAACCGTACTTTTAGGAACTGGTTTAGAAAGAGAAGCTTTAATTAGAATTTTGGGTGAAAATGATAAAGTTTACAAAGATTCATTTGAATTCGCAAATTCTTACACGCCACTTGGAACGCAGAAAATCCAACTAAAAAATACTTCAAAATTAAAAGTTGGCGACGAAATCGAAATCAGCAAACCTTTAACGGATAATTTCATTAAAGAAGTAAACATGCAGGATTTCGGTGGAGAAACTTCTTGGATTGGCTGGAAAAAAGGAGACTGGATTACAACTTGGAATCGTGTCGTAACCAAAATATACGGAAACGAAGTAACGGTAAACGCTCCAATCACAATGTCTTTAGATGATGTTTTCGGAACTTCAAAAGTAACAGTTTATTCTTGGCAGGGAAGAATTGAAAATAACGGAATTGAAAATATCTTAATAAAATCAGCCTATAATCCTTCAAATTTAAAAGACGAAGAACACCGTTGGCAAGCAATCAGCATTGAAAATACTAGAAATGCTTGGGTAAAACAAGTGAATTTCAAACACTTTGCAGGCGGAGCGGTTACGATTTTAAAAACTAGTCAGCAAATTACAGTTGAAGATTGTATTTCCACAGAACCAATTTCTGAAATCGCTTCATTTAGAAGACATACTTTTTATACAGAAGGTCAACAGACACTTTTCCAACGCTGTTATTCAGAATTTGGATATCATGATTTCGCTGTAGGCGGATTTGGAACAACTGGTCCAAATGCTTTCGTACAATGTGAATCACATTTGCCTTTCGAAAACAGTGGAACAATAGGAAGCTGGGCAACTGGAGTTTTATTTGACATTGCCAATATCGACGGAAAACCTTTAAGTTATAACAACAGAGAACAAGGTGGAAGAGGTGCAGGATGGACATCGGCGAATTCTGTTATTTGGGAATCATCGGCATCAAAAGTAGAATGTTATAGTCCGCCAACAGCACAAAACTGGGCTTTTGGAGTTTGGGGGCAATTTGGAGGAAACGGACATTGGAAAAACGTAAACGAACATATCGGTCCAAGAAGTTTATTCTACACACAACTAGAAGCCAGATTAGGAAAACTTCCGGTTCAGCCATTTATTTACGATTTAGGTTCAGAAGCTTCTTCAAGTCCGAGTGTAGAAGTGGCTGCGGAATTGACTAAAAGCTCAGCAACGACTGCAAAAAGTTTACAAGAATTGATTGCAGAAGCTTCAAAAGCAAATCCAATTAATACAGACAGTAAAGGTTTAAAAAATGCAAACGATTTAAAAGTTGCTTCAAATAAAACAGAAAAATCAGCTTCTAAAGTAACAACAGAAAACGGTTGGTTGACATTTGAAGGAAAAGTAATTGCTGGAAAACAAACCAACGTAGCTTGGTGGAGAGGTGATTTAAGTGATGATTTCGTTAATAAATCAACACCGCACATCACTCGTTTCGTTCCAGGAAGAACAGGAAATGGATTGACGGATAAAGTTCAGGAGACTGTAGATTATTTGACAAAAAATAATATCGTTGCCTTAGAACATAATTACGGTTTATGGTACGACAGAAGAATGGACGATCACGAACGTGTACGCCGAGTTGATGACGATGTTTGGCCTCCGTTTTACGAACAGCCTTTTGCAAGAAGCGGACAAGATCTAGCTTGGGATCATTTGAGTAAATACGATTTAACAAAATTCAACGATTGGTATTGGAATCGTTTAGCACAGTTTGCAACATTAGCAGAACCAAACGGACAATTGTTAATCAATCAGCAATATTTTCAGCATAATATTTTAGAAGCAGGAGCTCACTGGGCAAGTTCGCCTTGGCGTTCAGCAAACAATATCAACAGCACAGGTTTTCCGGAGCCACCGCCTTATGCAGGAGACAAACGTATTTTTATGGCAGAGCAGTTTTACGATATTACAAATGCTCAAAGAAGAAAATTGCACGAAGGTTTCATCAGAAAATCATTTGAGAACTTTCAGGAAAACAGCAATGTAATTCAGCTTACAAGTGCAGAATATACTGGTCCATTACATTTTATGGAATTCTGGATTGACCAAGCTCAAAAATGGAAAGACGAAACAGGTAAAAAAGGCTTAATCGGTTTAAGCGCGACAAAAGATGTTCAGGATGCTATTTTGAATGATGCCAAAAGAGTAAAAACCGTTGATGTAATTGACATTCGTTATTGGTATTACAAAGAAGACGGCTCAGCTTATGCACCGCAAGGAGGTGTAAATTTAGCACCAAGACAGCACGCCAGAAAACTAAAAACCGGAAAAGAAACTGATAATCAAGTTTATCGTGCCGTTCGTGAATACCGAGAAAAATATCCTGAAAAAGTCATTTTATATTCAACAGACGGTTCATCAAGATTTGGATGGCCGGCTTTAATGGCGGGGGCTTCAATGCCAAACATTCCGAAAATCGAGTTGCCTCAGTTTTATTCCGCTTTAAGCGAAATGAAATTAGTTGACGGAAATACCTTTTCAGACAATCTTTGGAAATTGGAAAACAAAGGAAAAAGCTACCTTTTTTTCTTGAAAAATGATCAGGATATCACAATCGATTTAGCAAACGAAAAAGGTACATTTGAAGTATTTGCAATCAATGCTTCAATAGGAACTATAACCAAAAAAGCCAACATCATTGGAGGAAAACAAGTAACAATTCCACAAGCCGAAATAAAAGAAAAAGTGCTTTTTGTAGTAAGAAAGTAA